AGTAAGTAAAAAAATTCTCCTCTATAAAGAAGcaccacaaaaatataaacattccATTAACTTACTGCAGTTTAATAGGAAAGACACTGATTATCTCTGAGTGTAAAGTAACTGTCCCCACTATCAGTGAACTAATGTAACCCATCTGCTATTCATTTCTGCAAATTAGTTTATGGAGGAAAACCCGACTGCACATTTAAGTTATCCAAATGGGAACTCTAAGCTTAGCCTTTTCAGgctgtttaaaatatatgtgcattGACAACCCTCCTTATTGTAAGATTTTCAAAAGAGTCATCTCCTTTGTTTCCTCAGTGATTTCCTATGCATTCAGCTCGATTGTAAGAAATAAGCTGTTCGGTGGTAGAAAAGTCATGGAATCGTTGGTTTCCTAACAACCAGTCAACAAACGTTTGAGGACCCACCACATGTTGGTTACTCAGCCTGGCACTGGcaaaataaagatgaatgagaaaaaaaaaccctcagtgcTCAAAGAACTAACGGTGTGAATGTGGAGGTAGATAACCAAATGAGCAATTTCTAGGCAACACATCGTGTGCTGTGAGAGAGGAATAAACACAAAGGGAAGACTAGATTGCAGACAGAGAGTGGAGGAGGCCAGAAGACCTTGCGGAGGACTTCACAGAAAATGGAGACCCAAACACTGACCACAGTCTTGAGGATGACTGGGGAGAGTCTGGTGGTCAGGTGGACGTGCGAGACCAACATGGGCCAAGACACGAGGGGACGCTGGGTTCAGGTCTCTTCGAATCATTCAAGATAGCTGGAATTTGGTGGAGCCTTGGGGGAAGAAGGGATGAAGATTCAGAGCCAGGCCAACCATGGAGGCCTTGTAGGCCCTGCTAAGGAATTTAGATTTCCTCCTGTAGGCTGTGTGTTGACGCGAGAGAGTTGCAGTTGAGGTCACGTGATGAGATTTGTGTTTTGGCTAGCTCCTCGTGGCTGGGATGTGGAAAATAAACCAGAGCCCAGTTAACAGGCTCCTTCAACTTccacatggaaaaaaacaaagtccTGGGCCAGGGCAGTGACAAAGAGAGACCTGATTGAGAGTGTGTTTGGGATCTGGAAGCAACAGGATCTGATAACCAGCTGGATGTAGGAAGAAACAGAGGGAGGAGCCAAGGAAGTAGTTCGGGTTTGGGGCTTGGGTGACTGAGCGGGATAGATGAGTCATTTTCAGCATCTGGGACTATTCTTGGAAGAATGGGTTTGGAGGAAAGGTCAATGGGTTTCATGCTGACCACATGGAGCTTATGCTATTTGTAGGACATTTAGGTTTGTCCCAGAGGCAGCTGGACATGTGAGTTTGGAGAAAAGTTAGGGTTGGAGATAGAGATTATGCCATTTATATATATGATGGCcagtaacatttttaaagatcCACGACAGTGAATACATGAGCTAATTTTCCCCCCAGTGGTGTGAAAATTACCATCATGGCAAATTATGTTGATGTAACAAGATAAGTCTTCATCCCTAAATCCCTACaggtaaaaacaaaaaggaaacagtaaaaagtGTTCCATTCTGTCGTTGACTATGAATAGGAAGTGATGCAGCTCTCATTTTGGAGTCTTTAACAAAAATGGGATATGTCTTTTACTTATTAAGATCATAACAAGACTTAATCAAGTCTTCCTTGAGAATACTCCAGTGGCCCATTGAAATGACAATCACTGCCTCATCCAGAGGTTATGCTTTTGATGTAGAACACTGCCTACTTTTGTAGAGTTCTGAACAAAACTGAGCAAAGTAGAAGAGaatctatttctccctttgtcAGTCTTGATGACTTTCTAAAAGCGTGTGCATTTTGATGGCAAAGATTAATGAGACCACATAGTGTTAAGCACCTTGGACTTTGAGAACAAAGGCCCTTTAGAGGAACAAAGTATCATTATTAATGACACATCATTTGCAGTTTTCATCAGTCATGTAAGGTTTCAACCACTTTAATGGGAATTTAGTTAAGAGCTCAAGGTGGAGAGCAAGGCTATTAGAGGAGGTTCTTGACAGTAATACCTTTTGCTTCTAAGGATAAAGATAAATCACACTGAaattcatcaaaaagacaagctgAGAGGTTCAGAAGGAGGTGAGCTACCATCCACTTACTGAATTTCTCAAAGGCCTTGTCATTAGTGAGTCCACTGGTGAGCTCTGCCCTGTGCAATGGACTCCCTTCGTGGCCAGGTCCCCCCTTTCTGGACACCTTGCCCAGAAAAATGCCTCACAGTCCAAACCTcacctttctcttttatttattcccctcctctccccacacccccagtCTATGTTGGGTTTCACCCCCTCGGAATCTTCCTTTGTCCTATGGTCAAGCGGTGAATAAAGGACTGCCACCTTGCCACCTTGCCGTGGTGAGCTAACTTACACCATTACCACTGAAGATGCGAATCATAAGGCCAGGAGGCACACCAGTGGGGAAGGATTTTTTCTGGAATAGGCGTTGTTAGTCTTATCAGAGAAACCATGGGACATGGCAATACAGAGTCAACACTGTTGTCAATGTTTGCAAATTCTTTACACAAAATGCTACTCTCATGTAAGATCTCTCTGGGACCTTATTGTGTTTCAGTCACATTCACTAAGACTTTCTTAATGACATTTTATAAATGACTCTGCTTTTGTTGGAGGGCAATTATGAGAAATTCTCCTGGGGGGAAAattgaagtgaaaaaaattttaattttgtcatcTAAATCAGTCAGCTATGTTttatctgtaggaaaaaaaaatctaggatgCAAAGAAATgcccaataaaaataaaggaagagggaATTTTATATAGTAACTGATGACTTGTACCCAGGGACATATAAGGAATTGATTCCACTGCAGCTCTAccaatatctctttgagaacttACTCAAGATTGTTGAGATCCCCAGGGACAGGAAGAGAGCACAGACACCATGAGGCAGAAGGGGTTGTGGTTATATAGCGTTAAGTGATATTTGTTACTAAAGGAAACCTCAGACTATTATTCTGTCTCTGATTTGTAACAACCATGTAGTCCATGAATTGTTTAGTTGATTTGATTCTGGAGATTCTTGGAAagtctttcttgttttattattctgttttggGAGATCCCACCAACTACATtagtttctcttttgtttgcGGTTTACTTTACAGGGTAGATCAAAGCACATTTCCAGTCCAATTGTTGAGGTTCactcttttctgtctccttccaGACAACACAGCTTTAGCTAGCAAGCATTTACTGGACAACATGCGAATTCAAGCCCAGCTAGAATCCTGAGATACCAAACAGAATGCTACAGCAcaggaaaatgtttcttttcccttttttttgtttttaaagtttctgagGCTCTGCAGTCCCGAATACCCAACAAATAATTGTAATTTAGAATTTGAGTAAAATGCAGAAATGGAGAAGTAAGATTGCTGCAATCACATTCTTTAGTAACTTTTAAtactaaatattattaaaaattgacCACATTTTACCAAATTCAAACTATAACTGAAAGATCATCTGATTTGCACTACACATTGATGTTGATATAAGTTCAAATTCTGTGTTAGGAAGTTAACACTGAAAGATTGAGTTCACTGTGAGCTTTATCCTGAAAGATGATTTTCTTGCTGCATTCTAAATCTGCTAAGAACAAGTGAGCAAAGCGGTTGGTAGTTGGTAACTTTTTTAACGTTTGTGCCTTTAAGATCATAGTTCACAAGAATTAAGCAAACACGATAACAAAGGCAACACAAACATAACCTTTATTCTCTTTCAAaaacccagagggaaaaaaaaaaacccagagaataAATAGGGCCTAGAACGACATTCATTGATTTAATCAGAATACCTTAAATTTTGTagtctcatttaaaattttatagcaatacaaatgTTGTAAAAGTGATAGCAATATACATGACATTGTTCTTAACTAAGCAGTAAAAAAATGTAGTAAATTCTCTTATCTATCATAAAGAAGAGCTGCTCGATCAAACattcataataaataaaaattactctaTATACATATGATCATATATTCATAGCCTAAAATCACGATACACAATCTGacaataaaattttgttatattcaggAGCTGGGAAGCCAACACACTGggattataaagtattttttggTTTACGTAACTACTGAGACAGAATCTCTAAAATCACAAATGTTCCAGAAGATCTGAGACAGATGTCAGTGAACATGCATGCTGTCTACTGACTATTAATTTTCAAAGGACTAGAAGagtgaattaaaattaatataagtTATTCAGTACAATTCAATATTTgactacttaaaaaaatacttcaggGCACTGCACTGCCTTATAGGCATGAGCAAAAGTTGTAGTAATTGGAAAGTATCAGTAATAGAGAGCAGGCACTGAGAATTATGACACAACAGCAAATAACTGCCTTCGGCAAATAAACTGGTTAAGGTGATCTCgcttttttaagttcttttgccATAAAAGGGTTTTTTAAGACTCTGTTTTCTTAGAATAACTTTATATATCAGGATGAGTTTAGAGTAGTCAGAGTTTAACATTACCTCAAAGGTTCAAATAATTCTTAAGATTCTAGCTTACATAAGACACTATTCCTTAGCATTCATTTAAACATATTACTAAAAACAAGCATGGTTCATTTGACAAcatagattaaattttttttgtcttagaCCCAAGGAAAAAGGTATCAAGGTAGCCCTTTGTCTCTAAGCATAACAAATCATTTAGATGACAAAGAAGACTGAGTCAGGAGTCAGGAGACACAGTTATGACTTTAGGAAAAtcacttttcctctaagatcctCCCCAGCTATCTGATTCTAAGGTTCAAATATTCCTtctgaagcaacctaaatgcccatcaacagatgaatggataaagaagatgtggcacagatatacaatggaatattactcagccataaaaaggaatgaaattatctgtagtgaggtggatggacctagagtctgtcatacagagtgaagtaagccagaaagagaaaaacaaatattgtatgctaactcacatacatggaatctaaaaaaatggtacggatgaacccaGCGAccgggcaagaataaagatgttaatgtagagaacggacttgaggacacagggtggggggacaaaggagaagctgggacgaagtgagagagtagcattgacatgtatacactaccaaatgtaaaacagatagctagtgggaagctgctgcataacacagggagatcaacgcaatgatgggtgatgacttagagggctgggatagggaggggatatggggatatgtgtataaatacagctgattcacttcgttgtacagcaaaaactggcacaacagtgtaaagcaattatattccaataaagagcttaaaaaaaattccctctaagCTGTACAAACTGACCTGGCATTTTCAAGTTTCTACACAGTacctgtccaaaaaaaaaaaaaaaaaaaaaaaaagaaaaagaaaaaaatttaaatttcttacaCTCAAATATCAAATGAATTGATACAAACCCTGCTCTGCAAATCTGTATGCGAACTAGTTGTTTTCACATATTGCACACATTATAGAGAGCTTCCTATGTTCAAGGAGGAGTGCTAGACCAAACCTGCAACATTAGCTTGTCGCTGCCCCTGGGAACAAATGACCACTGCGTCAGGCCCAGCCGCAGACACATGAGGAAACAGGGAAACAGGCGGTATCCTACATGCTCCCTGGTTCAGGGTGCTGATTCCTAAACTTGAGGGAATACAGGAGGAATCTCCAGATGGATCTGTTAAAACAGCAGCTCCGAGGGTCTCACCGCAGCCTTATTGTGTCAGAATTTCTGGGGATGGGGGCTCCTAATCTACCCCCATTTTTAATCAGCATGTTCTCCCCTACCCCTGCATGCCTCTGCTAGTTATTTGTGGGCTTCACTACACcgctgccccccaccgcccccccccccaaaaaaaaagaaaagaaaaccactgtACTGTAGGGCTTAGAGTCAGGAGCCAATGAGTAGCTGCTAGATCTGGAGCCCGTTATTTAACACCTCTAGGTCTGTCTCTTCATCAGATGGGGGTTGAATGAGAGAAGTCTCTAACCATCCCTTCCTCTTTCAAAGAACCTAACATGTCAACCCGTGAAGGAGATGGAGAAGATCTGCAGGGATGTCTCGCTCTAGCGGTTCAAACACCCCAGAAGAGTCTGGGAGCCCCTGATTCGGAgtaattcctctctctctctggtcccCTCATCCACAATAGGAGGCGACGGGAGGCGACGTTGGAAGCGGGTGACAGTCGAGAGGGAGGAACCAAAAGAAGCTTGCAAGAGAGTTTTGGCAAGAAGCAGAGAGGGTTCCTTGAAAGCAGGAATTACTCGTCGTCCTCGTCTTCGTCGCTCTGGTCCTGGTAGCGAATGTACACGACCAGCATGACAAAGCCCATGAGGATGCAGAGCGAGCCGACCACCAGGTAGGCGATGCCCAGGAACGGGTTCTTGCCGCCCATCCACGAGACGCTGCTGAAGATGATGAGCTTGCGGCCGCCGAAGGCGCGCACCGGGTAGTTGTAGGTGATGTTGACGCGGTAGGCGCCCCGCGGCAGCCCGGCGGAGTAGTTGCCCTGGCGGATGCGCGCGTACAGCTTGCGGAAGGTGGGCAGCGCCGCCGTGCGCATCCACACCACGAAGTCCTGGTTGATGAAGCCCGTGTTGTTGGGGTCGGGGCTGAGCTCGTAGACCGGCCGGTGCCAGTTGGGCGGGGGCGCGGTGCCCCGGAAGGCCAGCGCCAGGCTGCCGTTCACCAGTGGCGGGTTGCGGAACTTGACGTGGTAGTCGGTCCACCAGGCGATGCCGGTGCGGTCGAGCGGCACCTCGACGTAGGGCCCACCGGGCAGGCGCTGGTGCCACAGCGAGAAGGAGTCGTTGAAGAGGCTGTTGGCGATGGCGCCGCAGGGCGCGACGGGCAGGCCGGCCGCGCTGTACTGGTAGGGGGCGCACTCGTTGACCGGCTGGCGCAGCGCGCTCTGCAGCCCGCTCAGCTGCGCGTCGTCGCGGGACACGCCGTAGCGCCGGTTGTTCTGGTAGAAGTTGGTCAGCTGGTAGTAGAGGTACACGGGGCCCTGGAAGAGCTCGGGCAGCGAGAAGTACCAGGCGCACGAGCagcgcggcggcggcgcgcggcccTGGCCGGCGGCGGCGCACACCGAGCAGTTGCCGGCGCCCGCGTCGCCGGTGTAGTCGTACTCGAGCTCCTTGATGCCGTTGGAGGAGTAGtagaggcccaggcccaggccgaGGAAGGCCAGGCCGGCGCAGAAGAAGAGCGGCAGCGCGATGCCGGCCGACAGCAGCGGCTGCCAGGCGGGGAGGCGCTGCTGCGTGAACGCGGTGTTGTCGGGCTGCTGCGCGCCCCGGGCGGTGGCGCTCCAGGTCATCGCGGCCGCGCGGACCCCCGGCGGGGCGCCTCCGCCTCCGCTCTGGGCCAACCCGGGGCTGCTCCCGGGGCAGCCTTCCGCCGGCCCAGGTGAGTTCTGGCTCCGGCCCGCGCACAGGTGGGTCTTCGTTCCAGGTGCTCCGGGCAGCCACCGGACCCCTCAGTTCCGCCTCGGCCCAGGTGATCGGCCGGCTCCGCCCCCGCGGGTAATCGGGAGCCCGCGCCCCGCCTCTTCCGAGGTGAGCGGGAGGGCGTTCCTTCCCCCACCTGGCGGGCCCAGGCCTCGCTTTTCCTCTAGATCCGAGTGGGTGCGgactccagctcctcctccccgaGGTGAGTGGCGGCCCCAGGCTGCCTCTGAGTGGCTCCTACCTTGCTCAGGTACTTCTTTCCCTTCCGCCTTCCAAGCGTCTAGAGTGCCTGGGCCAGTCTTGCCCGAAATCGTCGGAGCTGCAGCCTCCAGCAGAGAGTTCCACGGAGGGATTGTACCGTGCGTCCTGGAGCCTTGAAGATTTCAGGTAATTAATCCTCTTTTATCTGAAAGGGGGGTAAAGTGTCTCTAGACCCTCTTGTCTTTCCTCGTAGGTTAAGCTTTCAGCCACAAATTGTAATGCCCAAGGGATTGCACGATGGTAGATCTGTTTGGAATTCCATGCCTGTATTCaaattctagcttttttttttttttttttttaggggaaaTGATTTTCTGGCCGGGTGCCCCAATCTGGCTGTATAACTAAGAAAAGTGGAAAgttctctaaaaagaaaatgacacttaaaaaagagaattaaagatGGCAAGAGGTTCAGAGCCTTTACATATCTCTCTAGCTGGTGGAGAAACCacacaagaagaaaaatgcaCTGGATCacatgtgatttctttttcttttcagattatttgcCTGACTGGAGAAAAGCCTGATTCAAGGTCCCAAAAGACTTAGATGCTATCTACAGTCAAGGATGTTGGGACTTTTTGGCCTAAGGGGGTGAACTACAAGGATTTATAAGACTTActgcaaagaaaacccaaattaGCACTGAACAGCACTTGCGATTCTGGCTTTCATATCTAGGTTGGTACAACATACACAAAGGGGTGCCGGACCATTTCAACTTTGTTCTAAGTCCTCCTTAGGTACTGAGGtgtttctgcctctctctctgctcataaaatgcaaataacttaaatattttctatattacaCTTCTGCACCTAGAATAATACATTGCATTCAGGACTCATTCAAAACCCATTGAAATTTGGAGTTAA
The window above is part of the Hippopotamus amphibius kiboko isolate mHipAmp2 chromosome 4, mHipAmp2.hap2, whole genome shotgun sequence genome. Proteins encoded here:
- the TMEM30B gene encoding cell cycle control protein 50B yields the protein MTWSATARGAQQPDNTAFTQQRLPAWQPLLSAGIALPLFFCAGLAFLGLGLGLYYSSNGIKELEYDYTGDAGAGNCSVCAAAGQGRAPPPRCSCAWYFSLPELFQGPVYLYYQLTNFYQNNRRYGVSRDDAQLSGLQSALRQPVNECAPYQYSAAGLPVAPCGAIANSLFNDSFSLWHQRLPGGPYVEVPLDRTGIAWWTDYHVKFRNPPLVNGSLALAFRGTAPPPNWHRPVYELSPDPNNTGFINQDFVVWMRTAALPTFRKLYARIRQGNYSAGLPRGAYRVNITYNYPVRAFGGRKLIIFSSVSWMGGKNPFLGIAYLVVGSLCILMGFVMLVVYIRYQDQSDEDEDDE